The segment TTCGCCGGACGATTTGCGAATCTTGTCATAACGTGTCACAATAACCGCAAGATATGCCTGACCAATCACAAAAATCCCGTCCAGTGGCGCCGGCCGGTCCGGGCGGAGGAGGCGACGGTCCGAGCGCGCCGAAAGTGGACAAACCCAACGTGGATGATCTGCTCAAACGGATGCGCAAAGTGGATCCGGACCAGGCGCGCCGCTACCGCCAACGCACCGGCCAATGAGCGATCCTTCTCCGATCGCGGGCGATTTCCTTTCCCTGCTCGCGCTTCACCGTGTTTCGCCCTTGCGCGCCGCCGTGTCGCCCGACGCGCCCGTCCAGACACAGGCGACCACCGTCTTTGCGTTCCACTTCGCAGATGGCGTGCTGATGGCCGGCGACCGCCGCGCGACCGCGGGTAATGTCATCGTCACAGACCGCGTTGACAAAGTTCTCGAACTGGATGCGACGTCGGTCCTGGCGATCGCCGGAGTACCCGCAACCGCGTTTGAAATGGCGCGGGTGCTGGAAACTTCGTTTGAATACTACCGGCGCAGCCAGTTGCAGTCGCTCAGCCTGCCGGCCAAGGTCCGCGCCCTCGCGCGGTTATTGCGCGAAAATCTACCATTGACCATGCAGGGCGTCGGCGTCGTGATGCCGCTGTTCGCGAGCGTGGATCTGACGGTGACGCCACCCGAGCCACAGATTTACTTTTACGACCCGCTCGGGGCGCAGTTCCACGCCGTCGGCTATGCCGCATCCGGTTCGGGATCGGGGACGATCCGCAGCATCCTGAGTTTCCAGGACAGGTATGGCGAACCACGGCCCGCGCGGATGAACCTTCAACAGGCGGTGCAGTTCGCACTGCGTCTGCTGATGACTGCGTC is part of the Candidatus Angelobacter sp. genome and harbors:
- a CDS encoding proteasome subunit alpha; protein product: MSDPSPIAGDFLSLLALHRVSPLRAAVSPDAPVQTQATTVFAFHFADGVLMAGDRRATAGNVIVTDRVDKVLELDATSVLAIAGVPATAFEMARVLETSFEYYRRSQLQSLSLPAKVRALARLLRENLPLTMQGVGVVMPLFASVDLTVTPPEPQIYFYDPLGAQFHAVGYAASGSGSGTIRSILSFQDRYGEPRPARMNLQQAVQFALRLLMTASEFDSATGGVNPEAHTFATIKILRGSGVEDVTAEQQSELLKS
- a CDS encoding ubiquitin-like protein UBact, which gives rise to MPDQSQKSRPVAPAGPGGGGDGPSAPKVDKPNVDDLLKRMRKVDPDQARRYRQRTGQ